The Mobula birostris isolate sMobBir1 chromosome 1, sMobBir1.hap1, whole genome shotgun sequence genome contains a region encoding:
- the wdr89 gene encoding WD repeat-containing protein 89 isoform X1, which produces MLLAPLVRDRGGTSSIMEDVEQWFHDLRIAKRSTQKTEDSTYLLDIDCIKSPTDQNSQLVAVLCSNHRIRVYNKQTLALLQQFQGHSAPISGIRFATTNSHLLFSASCDGTLKCWDVRLSSTEAVQIYKGYPNNAFTSFDISCNDIVICAGTEKIEEDTYMVFWDARSGTNTDSPGGQEPLGVYSETHNNDITQIRFHPSNPNMVASGSTDGLVNVFDISQETEDDALLATCNSDSSVSFVGWSGSQWEQIFCLTHDEGFFLWDLDHLHNDEPITLVKMQDARESLKLDSGHLDYLIGGLYHKEADSLFVLGGSHKGKLHFLKCEAGALAHMNSLHDGHSATVRAFYWDVEDNSLLTCGEDSQLVLWKPNAIETTTEKKIAMKLPSDVHRKMRVHSKITYKSKK; this is translated from the exons ATGCTCCTAGcgcctttagtaagag ATCGTGGAGGGACAAGCTCAATCATGGAGGACGTTGAACAGTGGTTTCATGACCTGCGCATTGCAAAGCGATCTACACAGAAAACTGAAGATTCAACCTACCTGCTGGATATTGACTGCATAAAGTCACCCACTGATCAGAATAGTCAATTAGTTGCTGTTTTGTGTTCCAACCACCGTATCCGTGTCTACAATAAACAGACTCTGGCTCTGCTTCAACAGTTCCAAGGCCACTCTGCTCCTATTAGTGGGATAAGATTCGCAACAACCAACAGCCATTTACTATTCTCTGCTTCTTGTGATGGGACGCTGAAGTGCTGGGATGTGCGTTTATCTAGCACGGAGGCAGTGCAGATTTATAAAGGCTATCCTAATAATGCATTTACCAGCTTTGATATTAGCTGTAATGATATAGTTATCTGTGCTGGAACGGAAAAGATTGAGGAAGATACTTACATGGTTTTCTGGGATGCCCGAAGTGGAACCAACACTGATAGTCCTGGAGGTCAAGAACCTCTTGGGGTTTATTCAGAAACCCACAACAATGATATCACGCAAATCCGTTTCCATCCCTCCAATCCCAACATGGTGGCTTCAGGCTCAACCGATGGATTGGTCAATGTTTTTGACATCAGCCAAGAAACTGAAGACGATGCTCTCCTTGCAACTTGCAACTCTGATTCTTCAGTCAGTTTTGTTGGTTGGTCTGGTAGTCAGTGGGAGCAGATATTTTGCTTGACCCATGACGAAGGTTTCTTTCTGTGGGATCTTGACCATCTCCATAACGATGAGCCCATCACACTTGTTAAAATGCAGGATGCCAGAGAGAGCTTGAAATTGGACAGTGGCCACTTGGACTACCTGATTGGAGGGCTTTACCACAAGGAAGCTGATAGTTTGTTCGTATTAGGTGGCAGCcataaggggaaacttcactTCCTAAAATGTGAAGCTGGTGCCCTTGCCCACATGAATTCACTACATGACGGACACTCAGCAACAGTTCGTGCCTTTTACTGGGATGTTGAGGATAATTCTTTACTGACGTGTGGGGAAGACTCTCAGCTAGTTTTATGGAAACCAAATGCCATAGAAACGACCACAGAAAAGAAGATAGCAATGAAGCTTCCATCAGATGTGCATCGAAAAATGAGAGTTCACAGTAAAATCACTTACAAAAGCAAGAAATAA
- the wdr89 gene encoding WD repeat-containing protein 89 isoform X2, with protein MEDVEQWFHDLRIAKRSTQKTEDSTYLLDIDCIKSPTDQNSQLVAVLCSNHRIRVYNKQTLALLQQFQGHSAPISGIRFATTNSHLLFSASCDGTLKCWDVRLSSTEAVQIYKGYPNNAFTSFDISCNDIVICAGTEKIEEDTYMVFWDARSGTNTDSPGGQEPLGVYSETHNNDITQIRFHPSNPNMVASGSTDGLVNVFDISQETEDDALLATCNSDSSVSFVGWSGSQWEQIFCLTHDEGFFLWDLDHLHNDEPITLVKMQDARESLKLDSGHLDYLIGGLYHKEADSLFVLGGSHKGKLHFLKCEAGALAHMNSLHDGHSATVRAFYWDVEDNSLLTCGEDSQLVLWKPNAIETTTEKKIAMKLPSDVHRKMRVHSKITYKSKK; from the coding sequence ATGGAGGACGTTGAACAGTGGTTTCATGACCTGCGCATTGCAAAGCGATCTACACAGAAAACTGAAGATTCAACCTACCTGCTGGATATTGACTGCATAAAGTCACCCACTGATCAGAATAGTCAATTAGTTGCTGTTTTGTGTTCCAACCACCGTATCCGTGTCTACAATAAACAGACTCTGGCTCTGCTTCAACAGTTCCAAGGCCACTCTGCTCCTATTAGTGGGATAAGATTCGCAACAACCAACAGCCATTTACTATTCTCTGCTTCTTGTGATGGGACGCTGAAGTGCTGGGATGTGCGTTTATCTAGCACGGAGGCAGTGCAGATTTATAAAGGCTATCCTAATAATGCATTTACCAGCTTTGATATTAGCTGTAATGATATAGTTATCTGTGCTGGAACGGAAAAGATTGAGGAAGATACTTACATGGTTTTCTGGGATGCCCGAAGTGGAACCAACACTGATAGTCCTGGAGGTCAAGAACCTCTTGGGGTTTATTCAGAAACCCACAACAATGATATCACGCAAATCCGTTTCCATCCCTCCAATCCCAACATGGTGGCTTCAGGCTCAACCGATGGATTGGTCAATGTTTTTGACATCAGCCAAGAAACTGAAGACGATGCTCTCCTTGCAACTTGCAACTCTGATTCTTCAGTCAGTTTTGTTGGTTGGTCTGGTAGTCAGTGGGAGCAGATATTTTGCTTGACCCATGACGAAGGTTTCTTTCTGTGGGATCTTGACCATCTCCATAACGATGAGCCCATCACACTTGTTAAAATGCAGGATGCCAGAGAGAGCTTGAAATTGGACAGTGGCCACTTGGACTACCTGATTGGAGGGCTTTACCACAAGGAAGCTGATAGTTTGTTCGTATTAGGTGGCAGCcataaggggaaacttcactTCCTAAAATGTGAAGCTGGTGCCCTTGCCCACATGAATTCACTACATGACGGACACTCAGCAACAGTTCGTGCCTTTTACTGGGATGTTGAGGATAATTCTTTACTGACGTGTGGGGAAGACTCTCAGCTAGTTTTATGGAAACCAAATGCCATAGAAACGACCACAGAAAAGAAGATAGCAATGAAGCTTCCATCAGATGTGCATCGAAAAATGAGAGTTCACAGTAAAATCACTTACAAAAGCAAGAAATAA